In the Ignavibacteriales bacterium genome, ACATATGTAGATAATCTTTAGTTATCCTTTATTGTTAGGATGACATCTATAAGTAAGAACCTGTTGAGGATGAGATGGTTTTGAGAGGATTAAGTAGGTTAATCTTGATTATTCAACCCATAACTCATATTTTTGTATAGGATTATGAATACACACATCGCAAATATTCTATTTGTTCTTAAGTCCAAGAAACAATCCGCTAAGAAGCAGGCGTAGCCTGCATCTATCTCACATATTGCCCGATTCATACCCGTATTTAAATTAAAACTGTAACTGGAAATAATTCTTATTTGATTTTGGATAAAATAAAAGTTGGAATATTAGGATGTACCGGAGCCGTGGGGCAGAAGTTCATCGCCCTGCTTGAGGGACATCCCTTCTTCGAGATAAGCGCTATCTCCGCCTCCGAAAAGTCCGCCGGGCAAAAATTCGGCGAGAGGGTTAACTGGATCGAGACCACTCCCCTCCCCGAAAATATCGCGGATATGGTTATTAGCGACTGCACTGGCGATCTGGACGCGAAGATACTCTTCTCCGCGCTTGATTCATCCGTCGCTGGTGACGTCGAAACACAAATGGCAGACCGGGGTCACGTAGTTGTCAGCAATTCTAAGAATCACCGCATGGATGAAAATGTCCCGCTTATCATCCCAGAGATTAACGGAGATCACTTCGCGCTCATTAATTCACAGCCGGGCAAAAACAGCTCCGGCGGTTTCATCGTCACAAACCCTAACTGCGCCACCGTCGTGCTCGCGCTCTCCCTCTACCCGTTCCATAAAAATTTCGGCGTCGAGAGCGTCATCGTTACCACCATGCAGGCGGTTTCCGGAGCCGGATACCCCGGCGTCCCGGCATTGGACATCCTGGGAAATCTGATTCCTCACATCGGCGGAGGCGAAGAAGAAAAATTGGAGACCGAGCCTCTAAAAATCCTCGGCTCCCTCGATCAAAACAAAATAAAGTTTGCGGACTTCAATGTTTCCGCCTCGGTGAACCGTGTACCCGTCAGAGACGGCCACACTGTCTCCGTCTCCGTAAAGCTAAAAAATCCCGCATCAAAGGAAGAAATTCTTCGTGCCATCGACGCCGCCCCGACGCTGGACTTGCCGTCTGCCCCGGAGCAGCTCCTGCGCTATCTGGACACCCCGGGACGACCGCGACCCCTCACCGACGCGTACGCCGGCAACGGCATGAGCGTGACAGTGGGACACTTGCGCCCCTGCACCGTCCTCCACTGGAAATACACCGCGCTAGGACATAATACCATACGTGGAGCCGCAGGCGCCGCGATCCTTAACGCTGAATACATGGTAAAAAACAATTTGCTGTCATGATCGTGATGAAATTCGGGGGCACATCCGTACAGGATGCGGAAGCCTTCAAAAGGACAATAGAAATTATAAAAACCAGGCTGGACAAGAATCCAATCGTGGTTTTATCGGCGACGGCGGGAACAACCGATTCTCTCGAGTCCCTTTGTAAAAATGCAAGCGAAGGCGAGGAAGCCGTTTGTGAAAAGATATTATCCGACCTTAAAGAAAAACATCATCTTATCGCGAGGGAGCTGGTCAAAGATACGAGCAGGCTGGAAGAGCTGATAAAAATACTGGATGAGAAGATCGCGCAAATCTCCGACCTGGTAAAAGGAATTTTCCTTTTATCGGAGCTGTCCAAGCGAAGCCGTGCGAGAATACTGGCCTTCGGAGAGATATTATCAACTAACATACTTGTTTATACACTTACGGATATGGGATATAAGTGCGCGCTGCTCGATTCGCGGGATTTTATTATAACCGACGAGGAGCCGCTGAATGGAGACCCGCAAAAAGAGATTATTACAAATAAAGTAAAAGAGTTTATAACGCCTTTGCAGGATGGCAAAACAATCCCGGTCGCGCAGGGTTTTATCGCAAAATCGGTGTCGGGCAGCGCAACTACTCTTGGGCGGGGAGGTTCGGATTACACGGCTTCGCTCATCGGCATGGCTTTAAATGCAGATGAAATTGAAATCTGGACCGACGTAGACGGAATTTTAACGGCTGACCCGCGAAAAGTAAAAGGTACACAGATTGTTAAGGAAGTTACTTTCCGGGAGGCGGCAGAGCTGGCATTTTTCGGAGCGAAGGTGCTTCATCCTTCCACAATTACTCCGGCAGTGGAAAAAGGTATACCGGTGCGAGTACTGAATTCGCACAACCCGGATAACCCCGGCACTCTAATAAAAGACGATATCGATCACGGTGAGCATGATATTAAATCAATCACATGCAAAGAAAATATTAAAGTAATAAACATATATTCGCCGAGGATGCTTCTCGCACACGGATTCCTCAAGAAAATATTCGAGATATTCGATAAATACAGGACTTCGGTTGATCTAATCACAACTTCGGAGGTGAACGTATCGCTGACGCTTGACAATGAGGAGAGAATTGCGGACATTATAAAGGAATTAGAGGAATTTTCGGAAGTAAGCCTGGAAGAGGACAAAGCTCTGGTCTGTGTGATTGGTAAGGATATTAAAAACACTAAGGGAATAGCGACAAAGATATTCGAATCCCTCGAAGACTTTAATATTACAATGATATCACAGGGAGCATCTCTGATAAATCTTAGCTTCGTAGTAGAAAGAAAAGATCTGGGCAGTGTTGTGCAGGCTCTGCATGACCGGTTTTTCGCATAAAAATCATTCAATCTTATAATGGATATCTACATAATCGGTTATGGTAAAATGGGAAAGGAAGTGGAGAAGATACTCACTTCACGGAATCACTCCGCTGCTGGGACGCTGGATATAGGTGACGACATTAATTCAGCCGATGCAGGATATTCTATCTGCATAGATTTTACGACACCGGACGCGTTTAAGAATAACTATAAAACGATTGCAGACAAGTTTGCGGGAGCTGTAGTAGGTACAACGGGCTGGAATGATATAAAAGACGAAGTGACAGGCTATTTCAAAGAAAAAGGGAAGAGTCTGGTTTATGCGAGTAATTTCTCAGTCGGAGTGAACATTTTTTTCGATGCGCTCGAGAGGCTCTCCTCACTAACATCACAAGCGGGCGGGTATAACCCTTATGTGGTGGAACTTCATCACAGTGAGAAGAAGGATGCTCCATCCGGGACGGCAAAAACAATGGAATCCATTATAGAAGAATATTACAAAGAGAGTATCAACATTGCCTCAGTAAGAAGCGGTAATATAAAAGGAATACATGAGGCAGGATTCGACTCGAACGCAGACAGGATAACTCTAAAGCACGAAGCGCTGTCGCGTGAAGGATTTGCGCTCGGTGCAGTTATGGCAGCGGAATGGCTGACCGAAGAACCGGGAGTATGGAATTTCAGAGAACTATTAAACAAAAAACTGAAACTGGGATAATATTATGAAGGTCACAAAACTAAGCGGTGTAGGCACAGCTCTCATAACACCGTTCGACATAGGGTACAACATAGATTTCGACTGCTATAGGAGACTCATAAAAAGACAGGTAGAGGCAGGCGTACATTTTCTGGTGCCACTCGGAACAACCGCAGAGACTCCATGCCTTAACGAAGAAGAGAAACTCGCTATCCTCGGCGTAACGATCGATGAGGTGGACGGGAGAGTTCCTGTCATAGCCGGTGTGGGTACAAACAATACAGAACAGGTGATCACAAAGATAATAGATTACGAAAAACTGAACCCAGACGGGTATATGGTTGTGACGCCTTATTATAATAAACCTACACAGCAGGGATTGTATACGCATTTCAGCGCGATTGCACACTGTACAGATAAACCAATAGTAATGTATAATGTGCCTTCTAGAACCGGTACAAACATGACCGCGGAAACAACACTCAGACTGGCGGAAATTAATAACATAATCGCAGTTAAGGAGGCATCAAGTGATTATACACAGATAAACGAAATAATAAGGAATGCACCGGACGGTTTTTCGGTAATATCGGGCAATGACATAGAAACTCTTCCCCTATGTGTGAGCGGAGCGACAGGAGTAATAAGTGTTGTTTCAAACGTAGTGCCGGGTGATATGGCTCAATTGATGAAGCAGATCGCAGGAGGTAAATGGGATGACGCAAGGAAACTTCACCATAAGTTAACTCCGATGTTTAACAACTGCTTCATAGAAAGTAACCCCATACCAGCAAAGGCGGCGATGAATGAGCTGGGACTTATCGAAAATGTATTGCGACCTCCTCTATATCACGCAACGGAAAGAACCGTGCAGATAATGAAGGAAACATTATTAGCGTTAAATTAAAAGCATTATGTCAGCAGAACTGCAAAGCAAATTAAAAGAATTACAGGCTCAGGGCGATAGTCTCGACATAGATGATGCTATTACTTTCTTCGCCGACATAAGAACATACCTGGAGAAGGGACTTATACGTACCGCAGAAAAAGTAAATGGCGAATGGAAAGTAAATCACTGGGTTAAAGAAGCGATAATTTTCGGATTTAAAGTCGGAACTCTAGAAGAAGTAAAACACCAGCCGTGGAGCTACTTCGATAAATCAACTCTTCCACTGCATCCGCTGGACGTAGAGAATAAGGTCAGGCTGGTGCCGGGCGGTTCATCTATTCGAAGCGGGAGCTGTGTGTCCGCCGGAACAATAGTAATGCCCCCATCTTACATAAACATCGGTGCGTTCATCGATATGGGATGCATGATAGACTCCCACGCGCTCGTGGGCTCATGCGCGCAAATGGGAAAGAACGTTCATCTCTCTGCAGCATCACAGATCGGCGGGGTACTCGAGCCGATAGGAGCACTGCCCGTTATTATAGAGGACAATGTTTTTATCGGAGGTAACTGCGGTATATATGAAGGCACGATCGTAAAACAAAGAGCGGTAATAGGAACCGGTGTTATTCTAAACGCATCCACACCCGTGTTCGATAATACAACAGGAGAATTTATAAGAAAGCAAACCGATATTCCTCTAACAATACCGGAGGGTGCCGTGGTAATTGCAGGGACAAGACCTATTTCATCCGGGAAAGGTGCTGATGCGGGCATCCAGATCTACTGCCCTATAATAATCAAGTACAGGGACGATAAGACAGATAACGCCATTACGCTGGAGGAAGCGCTCAGATAATGAACCACTGGATAAAAACCAACCCGTTTTTTACTTTAAACGACTTCGAAGACATCTACCGGCTGGTTTCGGAGAGCGAAACTCCATCTTTTATCTACTCCAGAAAGGTGATCGAAAGGCAATATAGTCTCCTTAAAGATAATCTTCCTGAAAAGATAAAGATTTTCTACGCGCAAAAGAGTAACCCAAACAAAGGTATTCTAAATGCAATCAAAGATCTCGGAGCCGGATGTGACACTGCGTCGCTTGGCGAAATGGCAAAAGCATTAGACGCAGGGTTTCCCGAAGACAAAATAATGCTGACGGGACCGGCAAAAACCCAAAGAGAATTAGCGTTCGCTCTACAAAGGAAGATATATTCTATAAACGTCGAATCGTTACAGGAGCTTGAGCTTCTTAACAAGCTTGCGGAACAGATCGGAACAAAGCAGGAGATACTTGTGCGGATCAATCCGCCATTCGAAGCAGGAGAAACGAATACGATAATAGGCGGAATGGGAGTGAGCAAGTTTGGGATAGACGTAGATTACGTACCGGAGTTCATCGAGAGCGCGCTTAAAATGAAGAATGTCGTTATAAAAGGTATCCACATATTCAATTCATCACAGATACTGGATTGGAGAAAAATATACCGCAATACGATCGACGTGATAGATTCAGCAATGGAGATAAGCAGTAATTTCGAGATCGAACTAAAACGGCTGGATATGGGCGGGGGTTTCGGGATCCCATACTCACAAAACGAAAAGGAACTGGATATAGCAACACTAGGAAGCAAAATAGCAGAACTGCTGGAAGCTCCGGACTATAAAGATTTTCTATCCAATGCAGAACTGATATATGAACCCGGCAGATACCTCTCAGGAATGAGCGGGATATACATTACAAAAGTCCTTTATACCAAAGTATCTAACGGCAGAAAGATAGCCCTGATCGACGGCGGTATACATCACCTGATACGCCCGATACTAATAGGACAGCCTCACCCTATTGTAAATCTCACAGCAATACGAAATGGCAGAAATGAAACCGATAAATACATGGTGGCAGGTCCATTATGTACGTCGCTGGATAGATTCGATACATCTGCGGTACTGAATGAGGTTCACCCGGGAGACATACTTGCCGTACTGAATGCCGGTGCATACGGATACACAGAGAGTATGCC is a window encoding:
- the asd gene encoding aspartate-semialdehyde dehydrogenase yields the protein MDKIKVGILGCTGAVGQKFIALLEGHPFFEISAISASEKSAGQKFGERVNWIETTPLPENIADMVISDCTGDLDAKILFSALDSSVAGDVETQMADRGHVVVSNSKNHRMDENVPLIIPEINGDHFALINSQPGKNSSGGFIVTNPNCATVVLALSLYPFHKNFGVESVIVTTMQAVSGAGYPGVPALDILGNLIPHIGGGEEEKLETEPLKILGSLDQNKIKFADFNVSASVNRVPVRDGHTVSVSVKLKNPASKEEILRAIDAAPTLDLPSAPEQLLRYLDTPGRPRPLTDAYAGNGMSVTVGHLRPCTVLHWKYTALGHNTIRGAAGAAILNAEYMVKNNLLS
- the lysC gene encoding lysine-sensitive aspartokinase 3, translated to MMKFGGTSVQDAEAFKRTIEIIKTRLDKNPIVVLSATAGTTDSLESLCKNASEGEEAVCEKILSDLKEKHHLIARELVKDTSRLEELIKILDEKIAQISDLVKGIFLLSELSKRSRARILAFGEILSTNILVYTLTDMGYKCALLDSRDFIITDEEPLNGDPQKEIITNKVKEFITPLQDGKTIPVAQGFIAKSVSGSATTLGRGGSDYTASLIGMALNADEIEIWTDVDGILTADPRKVKGTQIVKEVTFREAAELAFFGAKVLHPSTITPAVEKGIPVRVLNSHNPDNPGTLIKDDIDHGEHDIKSITCKENIKVINIYSPRMLLAHGFLKKIFEIFDKYRTSVDLITTSEVNVSLTLDNEERIADIIKELEEFSEVSLEEDKALVCVIGKDIKNTKGIATKIFESLEDFNITMISQGASLINLSFVVERKDLGSVVQALHDRFFA
- a CDS encoding 4-hydroxy-tetrahydrodipicolinate reductase, with amino-acid sequence MDIYIIGYGKMGKEVEKILTSRNHSAAGTLDIGDDINSADAGYSICIDFTTPDAFKNNYKTIADKFAGAVVGTTGWNDIKDEVTGYFKEKGKSLVYASNFSVGVNIFFDALERLSSLTSQAGGYNPYVVELHHSEKKDAPSGTAKTMESIIEEYYKESINIASVRSGNIKGIHEAGFDSNADRITLKHEALSREGFALGAVMAAEWLTEEPGVWNFRELLNKKLKLG
- a CDS encoding 4-hydroxy-tetrahydrodipicolinate synthase, with protein sequence MKVTKLSGVGTALITPFDIGYNIDFDCYRRLIKRQVEAGVHFLVPLGTTAETPCLNEEEKLAILGVTIDEVDGRVPVIAGVGTNNTEQVITKIIDYEKLNPDGYMVVTPYYNKPTQQGLYTHFSAIAHCTDKPIVMYNVPSRTGTNMTAETTLRLAEINNIIAVKEASSDYTQINEIIRNAPDGFSVISGNDIETLPLCVSGATGVISVVSNVVPGDMAQLMKQIAGGKWDDARKLHHKLTPMFNNCFIESNPIPAKAAMNELGLIENVLRPPLYHATERTVQIMKETLLALN
- a CDS encoding 2,3,4,5-tetrahydropyridine-2,6-dicarboxylate N-succinyltransferase gives rise to the protein MSAELQSKLKELQAQGDSLDIDDAITFFADIRTYLEKGLIRTAEKVNGEWKVNHWVKEAIIFGFKVGTLEEVKHQPWSYFDKSTLPLHPLDVENKVRLVPGGSSIRSGSCVSAGTIVMPPSYINIGAFIDMGCMIDSHALVGSCAQMGKNVHLSAASQIGGVLEPIGALPVIIEDNVFIGGNCGIYEGTIVKQRAVIGTGVILNASTPVFDNTTGEFIRKQTDIPLTIPEGAVVIAGTRPISSGKGADAGIQIYCPIIIKYRDDKTDNAITLEEALR
- the lysA gene encoding diaminopimelate decarboxylase; protein product: MNHWIKTNPFFTLNDFEDIYRLVSESETPSFIYSRKVIERQYSLLKDNLPEKIKIFYAQKSNPNKGILNAIKDLGAGCDTASLGEMAKALDAGFPEDKIMLTGPAKTQRELAFALQRKIYSINVESLQELELLNKLAEQIGTKQEILVRINPPFEAGETNTIIGGMGVSKFGIDVDYVPEFIESALKMKNVVIKGIHIFNSSQILDWRKIYRNTIDVIDSAMEISSNFEIELKRLDMGGGFGIPYSQNEKELDIATLGSKIAELLEAPDYKDFLSNAELIYEPGRYLSGMSGIYITKVLYTKVSNGRKIALIDGGIHHLIRPILIGQPHPIVNLTAIRNGRNETDKYMVAGPLCTSLDRFDTSAVLNEVHPGDILAVLNAGAYGYTESMPLFLSHKPAPEIFLN